In Thermotomaculum hydrothermale, a single genomic region encodes these proteins:
- a CDS encoding DUF4442 domain-containing protein — protein sequence MGAFLKRLSSKSGGFRFFVIFYPPFLFSGIKVEKVSKDFRYIKVRLKLRWYNRNYVGTQFGGSLFSMTDPFYMIMLIKNLGKDYIVWDKKSCIKFIKPGTTDVFAEFRIDDEIIENIKREVDKNGKGEFPFTVEIKDKSGQLIALVEKIEYVRKK from the coding sequence ATGGGGGCTTTTCTAAAGAGATTATCAAGCAAGTCAGGGGGATTCAGGTTTTTTGTGATTTTTTATCCCCCGTTTTTGTTTTCTGGAATAAAGGTTGAGAAGGTTAGCAAGGATTTTAGATACATAAAAGTGAGGCTAAAACTCCGCTGGTACAATAGGAACTATGTCGGTACACAGTTTGGCGGCTCTCTTTTTTCAATGACAGACCCGTTTTATATGATAATGCTTATTAAAAATTTGGGGAAAGATTACATAGTCTGGGATAAAAAGTCCTGCATAAAGTTTATTAAGCCCGGTACAACAGATGTTTTTGCAGAGTTTAGAATAGACGATGAGATAATTGAAAATATTAAAAGAGAAGTTGATAAAAACGGGAAGGGGGAGTTTCCATTTACAGTTGAGATTAAAGATAAATCAGGCCAATTAATTGCACTTGTTGAAAAGATTGAGTATGTGAGAAAGAAATAG
- the trxA gene encoding thioredoxin, which yields MAKNIVEITDANFQSEVLDHKGVVLVDFWAPWCGPCRMIAPILEELATEYEGKVKIGKVNVDEHQAYARNYGIASIPTLLLFKDGKLIDRAIGAMPKPHLEQFLMGALLSN from the coding sequence ATGGCAAAAAACATAGTAGAAATTACCGATGCAAACTTTCAGTCAGAGGTGTTAGACCACAAGGGAGTGGTACTTGTAGACTTCTGGGCACCATGGTGTGGCCCATGCAGAATGATTGCTCCGATTCTTGAAGAACTTGCCACCGAATACGAAGGCAAAGTTAAAATAGGAAAGGTTAATGTTGACGAACATCAGGCTTATGCAAGAAATTACGGAATTGCATCAATTCCAACATTACTTCTTTTCAAAGACGGGAAATTAATTGACAGGGCAATAGGCGCAATGCCAAAGCCTCACCTTGAACAATTTTTAATGGGAGCGCTTTTATCCAACTAA
- a CDS encoding tetratricopeptide repeat protein has product MKRVFLIVNVIILILISAIWGMRFFSEKENLYSTKNKEALKHYKAGVNYTMMYYVPEARKEFALAIKKDPNFPLPYIFQIMMSRGLKGSNIPDYYKKIAVPQKNWTEFEKEFTSIFLEYTAKREKIKGDRKFAKRIENFIDKYADRIEIYPIILPMYQTAIGDTNKLIKYYEYLHEKFPNNTQIINRLGYLYLQKKEYKKAENAFKKYIFIEPDNANPYDSIADLYYTQGNYKKAIENYQKALSIKPDFPNSKIKLALCYIFTGKLKLAEKKLNEILELKNTIPYLTFSAYNIKAILYLLEGETEKIKELYQSFNPPKDYFCFKLPIQAFYGYSIKDKNLLSKAIENSEKCPHFIRQLIAPLKIPLLIWLGKENQAEKLIQSILQKINDLTYDRKVFYINLIADYYLEKKEYSKIEKLLPYLNEKDKAYLELLMAKSQNNKEKCKEFAKKLLQYYNEADENFYKKKEALKCLK; this is encoded by the coding sequence ATGAAAAGAGTATTCTTGATTGTTAATGTAATTATCTTAATTTTAATATCAGCAATCTGGGGCATGCGATTTTTCAGCGAAAAGGAAAATCTTTATTCAACAAAAAACAAAGAGGCTCTAAAACATTACAAAGCAGGGGTAAACTACACAATGATGTACTATGTGCCAGAAGCAAGGAAGGAGTTTGCCCTTGCTATTAAAAAAGACCCAAACTTCCCATTACCCTATATATTCCAGATTATGATGTCAAGGGGATTGAAAGGCTCAAACATCCCTGATTACTACAAAAAGATAGCTGTGCCTCAAAAAAACTGGACTGAATTTGAAAAAGAATTCACTTCAATTTTTCTGGAATACACAGCAAAGAGGGAAAAGATAAAAGGAGATAGAAAGTTTGCAAAGAGGATAGAAAACTTTATAGACAAGTATGCTGACAGAATTGAGATATACCCAATTATCCTTCCCATGTATCAAACAGCAATAGGAGACACCAACAAATTAATAAAATACTATGAGTACTTACACGAAAAATTTCCCAACAATACCCAGATTATAAACAGGCTGGGCTACCTCTACCTTCAAAAGAAAGAATACAAAAAAGCAGAAAATGCCTTTAAAAAATATATATTTATAGAGCCTGACAACGCAAACCCATACGACAGTATTGCAGACCTGTACTATACTCAGGGAAATTATAAAAAGGCTATTGAGAATTACCAAAAAGCTCTTTCAATTAAACCTGATTTTCCAAATTCAAAAATTAAACTTGCCTTATGCTACATATTCACCGGAAAACTTAAACTTGCCGAGAAGAAACTAAACGAAATTTTAGAACTTAAAAACACAATCCCATATCTCACATTTTCTGCATACAACATAAAAGCCATTCTTTATTTACTTGAAGGAGAAACAGAAAAAATAAAAGAGTTGTACCAAAGCTTCAACCCCCCAAAAGATTACTTCTGTTTTAAACTTCCTATACAGGCTTTTTATGGGTACTCAATAAAAGATAAAAATTTGCTGTCAAAAGCCATTGAAAATTCAGAAAAATGCCCCCACTTTATTAGACAGCTAATTGCACCTCTAAAAATTCCTTTACTTATCTGGCTGGGAAAAGAAAATCAGGCTGAAAAACTTATTCAATCAATACTTCAAAAAATAAATGATTTAACTTACGACAGAAAAGTTTTCTATATAAACCTGATTGCAGATTACTACCTTGAAAAGAAAGAATATTCAAAAATTGAAAAACTGCTTCCCTACCTTAATGAAAAAGACAAAGCATATCTTGAATTGCTTATGGCAAAATCTCAAAACAATAAAGAAAAGTGTAAAGAATTTGCCAAAAAACTGCTTCAATACTATAATGAAGCTGACGAAAACTTCTATAAAAAGAAAGAGGCTTTAAAATGTCTGAAGTAA
- a CDS encoding ATP-binding protein — translation MEFDLDRLLKVFKNQESVEKGLKESSIFDFVSEKLNVSKKAAFILCYTYYLQLVYGNCLTVKKLLDVLPEKGFKFDDFYKEVINLIEDLWLYPLIDSDPRYRSFSDEKDKKKFYIIPRCILSNDAAAFFHSGKIKKEDNEQIIDLLSFFDRVIKIFFKMSEHYLIEIDRKSVLELHIKKLVKRLWEQVPYYQVISTLPFQDLVFLAKVIYYFTDIRMNTKIFVSSIRDILQFYKIANYFREGNDNDFILVKSGILERKKDDRGKIYFKLSSQFINDLIGRDYVDEDDEYSDLLEQISKIDKKELFYNKDIHGSVKELERVFKQRNFKKLVSTYKKSKLNSGITVLFYGHSGTGKTELALQLARSSGRKLLKLNLEQVFDMWVGESEKNVKRIFNEYRRIAEQEEKKPILLLNEIDALLGKRGSVNGNTGRMSNNVVNVFLNEFENFDGILIATTNLIDEIDNAFFRRFHFKIKFDFPEREVRMKIWISKLNGLKDETYEKLSSFYLTGGEIDNVIRKFIIASTLNNSEEIDEIVLRLAKEEAEFKGRNKSKREMGFKIG, via the coding sequence ATGGAATTTGATTTAGACAGATTACTTAAGGTTTTTAAAAACCAGGAGAGTGTTGAAAAAGGTTTAAAGGAATCTTCTATTTTTGATTTTGTAAGCGAGAAATTAAATGTTTCAAAAAAAGCAGCTTTTATCCTGTGTTATACCTATTATTTGCAATTGGTTTATGGCAATTGTCTTACTGTAAAAAAATTGCTTGATGTTTTACCTGAAAAGGGGTTCAAATTTGACGATTTTTATAAAGAGGTAATTAATTTAATTGAAGATTTATGGCTGTATCCATTAATTGATTCAGATCCGAGATATAGGTCTTTTTCTGATGAAAAAGACAAGAAAAAGTTTTATATCATCCCCCGCTGTATTCTTTCTAATGATGCAGCTGCTTTTTTTCATAGTGGGAAGATTAAAAAAGAGGATAATGAACAGATTATTGATTTGCTTAGTTTTTTTGACAGAGTTATTAAAATTTTCTTCAAAATGAGTGAGCATTATTTGATAGAAATTGATAGAAAATCTGTTCTGGAATTACATATTAAAAAGCTTGTTAAGAGACTCTGGGAACAAGTGCCTTACTATCAGGTTATTTCGACTTTGCCTTTTCAGGATTTAGTCTTTCTTGCAAAAGTAATATATTATTTTACTGACATCAGGATGAATACAAAGATTTTTGTGTCAAGCATCAGGGATATTCTTCAGTTTTACAAAATAGCTAATTATTTTAGAGAAGGGAATGACAACGATTTTATTCTTGTAAAATCAGGTATTCTGGAAAGAAAAAAGGACGATAGAGGCAAAATTTACTTTAAGCTTTCAAGTCAATTTATTAACGATTTGATAGGAAGAGACTATGTTGATGAAGATGATGAATATTCAGATTTATTGGAGCAAATTTCGAAGATTGATAAAAAGGAACTTTTTTACAATAAAGATATCCATGGCTCTGTAAAAGAGCTTGAAAGGGTTTTTAAACAGAGGAATTTTAAGAAGCTTGTTTCAACATACAAGAAAAGCAAGTTAAATTCAGGGATAACTGTTCTCTTTTACGGCCATTCCGGTACAGGAAAGACAGAGTTAGCACTTCAGCTTGCAAGGTCAAGCGGCAGAAAGTTGCTTAAATTAAACCTTGAGCAGGTTTTTGATATGTGGGTTGGGGAGAGTGAGAAGAATGTAAAGAGGATTTTTAATGAATATCGTAGAATTGCTGAGCAAGAGGAGAAAAAACCAATCCTGCTTTTAAACGAGATTGATGCTTTGCTTGGAAAGAGAGGCTCTGTTAATGGGAATACCGGTAGAATGTCAAACAATGTGGTTAATGTTTTTCTAAACGAATTTGAAAATTTTGATGGAATTTTAATTGCAACTACAAACCTTATTGACGAAATAGACAATGCTTTTTTCAGAAGGTTTCATTTTAAAATTAAGTTTGATTTTCCTGAAAGAGAAGTGAGAATGAAGATATGGATTTCAAAGCTAAATGGGTTAAAGGATGAAACCTATGAAAAACTTTCTTCTTTTTATTTGACAGGGGGAGAGATAGACAATGTTATTAGAAAGTTTATTATAGCCTCCACATTGAACAATAGTGAGGAGATTGATGAAATTGTTTTAAGGCTTGCTAAGGAAGAAGCAGAGTTTAAGGGTCGCAATAAGTCTAAAAGGGAAATGGGATTTAAAATAGGGTAA
- a CDS encoding sodium:solute symporter family protein, protein MKSVFLVVYLIYSAVVIIFSFLSKSKEETTESFWTDNRQVGGLRAGLSLSATFMSISWSVAYGIEVFLNYGFGGFFVLSLPWLIVLGIFFIFAPKLRDIPVFSQPELIRRRFGERAATLSAIPILIVFIIWGGAELAVAAKIIGKATDISYLAVLFFSVLVIAIYMSLSGVEAVIVTDVIQYSLIAVFFVILVIAGKNSGVENNSVLVFDLKKINPFFIFLTLIAYLPGWLVETDIWIRLQVTKNGKEARKAMGVAFLNALLFVFLFPMVVAFFVPDTFKSGESAVFYLISLIKNKIILSIVAIGLVAASMSTIDTCLNVAAMTLSYDMKKKKSKKFNIISIWIASLLAALSGIYFDSLKDAFYLSSGIFSTTLFIPVIAAYSKRDFKKGVEAVLLLAPFITILFYILEKYRIIQIPDANGIGYILISSIFSVIIFFTASKISKD, encoded by the coding sequence ATGAAATCGGTTTTTCTTGTTGTTTATTTGATTTACTCGGCAGTTGTTATAATCTTCTCTTTTCTTTCAAAAAGCAAAGAGGAGACGACAGAGTCATTCTGGACAGACAACAGGCAGGTTGGGGGTTTAAGGGCGGGGCTTTCCCTTTCTGCAACCTTTATGTCTATAAGCTGGTCTGTGGCTTATGGGATTGAGGTTTTTTTAAACTATGGATTTGGCGGTTTTTTTGTTTTATCCCTGCCGTGGCTGATTGTGCTTGGAATTTTCTTTATCTTTGCGCCAAAACTCAGGGATATTCCGGTATTCTCTCAGCCTGAATTGATTAGAAGAAGGTTTGGTGAACGGGCGGCAACACTGTCTGCTATCCCTATTTTGATTGTTTTTATTATCTGGGGGGGAGCGGAATTGGCCGTCGCTGCAAAGATAATTGGGAAGGCAACTGATATTTCTTACCTTGCAGTATTGTTTTTTTCCGTGCTTGTTATCGCAATTTATATGTCTTTAAGCGGAGTTGAGGCTGTAATTGTTACAGATGTTATTCAATACTCTCTTATCGCTGTTTTTTTTGTAATCCTTGTAATTGCAGGGAAGAATTCAGGTGTTGAAAACAATTCGGTACTTGTTTTTGATTTGAAAAAGATAAATCCGTTTTTCATTTTTCTAACCTTAATTGCATACCTTCCAGGCTGGCTTGTTGAAACTGATATATGGATAAGGCTTCAGGTTACAAAAAACGGAAAAGAGGCAAGGAAGGCAATGGGTGTTGCCTTCTTAAACGCTTTGCTGTTTGTTTTTCTCTTCCCTATGGTTGTTGCTTTCTTTGTGCCTGATACTTTTAAATCCGGGGAAAGCGCCGTTTTTTACCTTATTTCGCTTATTAAAAACAAAATTATTCTTTCAATTGTGGCAATAGGGCTTGTAGCTGCATCAATGTCAACAATTGATACCTGCCTTAATGTTGCGGCAATGACTCTTTCTTACGATATGAAAAAGAAAAAAAGCAAGAAGTTTAACATTATATCAATTTGGATCGCATCACTCCTTGCGGCACTTTCCGGGATTTACTTTGATTCTTTGAAAGACGCCTTTTACCTTTCAAGCGGCATTTTCTCAACAACCCTTTTTATCCCTGTTATTGCCGCATATTCAAAAAGAGATTTTAAAAAGGGGGTTGAAGCTGTTTTGTTGCTGGCGCCTTTTATAACAATACTGTTTTACATTCTTGAAAAGTACAGGATAATTCAAATTCCAGACGCAAACGGAATTGGGTATATTTTAATCTCAAGCATTTTTTCCGTGATTATTTTTTTCACCGCTTCAAAAATAAGCAAGGATTAG
- a CDS encoding ROK family protein has translation MKILALDIGGTNTKIALANKNGNFEKGYPVVEKTKPPIENFLSEIFEKYLNNAEKIGISIASNVNSKGVVVNSTNLEIPKNFPLKEFVERKTGKECRVINDGNASAIAVSNIDEFKQFKNIVSVTLGTGIGGGIILNGKVLTSKTGLDSEIGHITIVPNGKRCNCGNYGCVEAYCGERGIVERFNEKSEKEIENTLELKKLLEKNDRIARDIVIETGNYLGLALAIITNILGIEAFALGGGVCGLGGLLIETIKSYLRKNCFGSKIGIFPDVKVIKEYQYLSLKGAAELFNE, from the coding sequence ATGAAAATACTTGCTCTTGACATAGGGGGGACAAACACAAAGATTGCACTTGCAAACAAAAATGGCAATTTTGAAAAAGGATACCCCGTTGTTGAGAAAACAAAACCCCCTATTGAAAATTTTTTGTCTGAAATTTTTGAAAAATACCTCAACAATGCCGAAAAGATAGGCATAAGCATAGCCTCAAATGTAAATAGCAAAGGGGTTGTTGTAAACTCAACAAACCTTGAAATACCCAAAAACTTCCCTTTAAAAGAATTTGTTGAGAGAAAAACAGGAAAAGAGTGCAGGGTAATAAACGATGGAAACGCCTCGGCAATTGCAGTATCAAACATAGATGAATTTAAGCAATTTAAAAACATTGTCTCGGTAACTTTAGGAACGGGGATAGGCGGTGGAATTATCCTGAACGGCAAAGTGCTAACAAGCAAAACAGGGCTTGACAGCGAAATAGGGCATATCACAATTGTGCCCAACGGGAAAAGGTGCAATTGCGGGAATTACGGCTGTGTTGAAGCGTACTGCGGGGAAAGGGGAATTGTTGAAAGGTTTAATGAAAAATCAGAAAAAGAAATAGAAAATACACTTGAATTGAAAAAACTTTTGGAGAAAAACGACAGAATTGCAAGGGACATTGTCATAGAGACAGGAAACTATTTAGGACTGGCACTTGCAATCATTACCAATATTTTAGGAATTGAAGCCTTTGCTTTAGGAGGAGGGGTTTGCGGATTGGGAGGTTTGCTAATTGAAACAATAAAAAGTTATTTGCGTAAAAATTGTTTTGGAAGCAAGATTGGAATCTTCCCTGATGTAAAGGTAATAAAAGAGTACCAGTACCTCTCTCTGAAGGGTGCTGCGGAGTTATTTAATGAATGA
- a CDS encoding PP2C family protein-serine/threonine phosphatase produces the protein MNEKPLFIKFKAFFIFAITAVCFLFYARSVPDEGIVPLQTAKDIKVLFVKKNSEAFKKGVKPGFSIVGVNHKLVKSIDDIENLITYPETDFLFENNKGDLIEIILIERKIRRIVQPEIVFILISLLLYILSITLILNNWEIKELYFLHSAIFITHFASLAFIVSPSYTSFESFIVLAVLIAFPGVPFLLASFVQERELESHKKSFKFILPGLILIGYLILWQSSIIKSIAVSTGLLATGYFYLASIFKRNKSPMFFPSWFFYLSLYFGAITLIILAILIKGIILFWLVKLFVAQQIIFNALILYNILKYGISNKKLALKKSFVDAFIFLILLVLYTFLLYFLNKTLGENFISKNLKIYSIMLGILIVFILNPINEWIKDKLEFLLFKQERKLATKVFEITDKMITLTDSREIERYLKDILNDFLKLDIQVFIQVEKNSFKKLNSHKIYEFNYQEMDAKSISQTPLKSFEETGYEYLYHFSENENLKTIVLAKEPLTVQQKKMLEHIFIQFALTYQNIKLIEKAQRQIELERDMKIAGLIQKSLIPSFHPEGKNFEVYGISESARTVGGDFFDYLPSEDKKIKAIIGDVAGKSVPAAIMMVSAKETLFARSVNIDSPSKLMRESNRLLYLRSNKNMFVACIYFVFDPEKLTLNYINAGMPSPYLIRENTISILKKQKIRFPLGLLPDVQYQEENLKLLKGDTLIFMTDGVTESLGENIVPVLEECTNLETAVEIAKCVIDSVKRKTENILEDDATIIVLKIRE, from the coding sequence ATGAATGAAAAACCTCTGTTTATTAAATTTAAAGCATTTTTTATTTTTGCAATAACTGCTGTTTGCTTTCTATTTTACGCAAGAAGTGTCCCAGATGAGGGAATCGTCCCCCTACAAACAGCAAAAGATATAAAAGTCCTTTTTGTAAAGAAGAATAGCGAAGCATTCAAAAAAGGAGTAAAACCTGGCTTTTCGATAGTGGGTGTCAATCACAAGTTAGTTAAAAGTATAGATGATATAGAAAACCTTATAACATACCCCGAAACAGACTTTCTTTTTGAAAACAATAAAGGGGATTTAATTGAAATCATACTAATAGAGAGAAAAATCAGGAGAATTGTCCAGCCTGAAATTGTTTTTATTCTTATCTCCCTGCTACTTTATATTCTTTCTATAACTTTAATATTAAACAATTGGGAAATAAAAGAACTCTATTTTTTACATTCAGCAATTTTTATAACCCACTTTGCTTCCCTTGCTTTTATTGTAAGCCCTTCTTACACCTCATTTGAATCATTTATAGTGCTTGCGGTGCTAATAGCCTTTCCCGGAGTGCCATTTTTACTTGCAAGTTTTGTTCAAGAAAGAGAATTGGAATCTCACAAAAAGAGTTTTAAATTTATACTGCCTGGATTAATATTAATTGGCTACTTAATACTGTGGCAAAGTTCAATAATAAAATCTATCGCTGTTTCAACTGGTCTGCTTGCAACAGGATACTTTTACCTTGCTTCAATATTTAAAAGAAACAAATCGCCTATGTTTTTCCCATCCTGGTTCTTTTATCTCTCACTTTACTTTGGAGCAATCACCTTAATAATACTTGCTATTTTAATAAAAGGAATAATTCTATTCTGGCTTGTTAAACTTTTTGTAGCCCAGCAGATTATATTTAACGCCCTTATCCTCTACAATATTTTAAAATACGGCATATCAAACAAAAAACTTGCTTTGAAAAAATCTTTTGTAGATGCCTTTATCTTTCTCATTCTCCTTGTACTTTACACATTTCTTTTATACTTTCTAAACAAAACCCTCGGGGAAAACTTTATATCAAAGAATTTAAAGATTTACTCAATAATGTTAGGTATACTAATTGTTTTCATACTAAACCCAATTAACGAATGGATAAAAGACAAACTTGAATTTCTGCTTTTCAAGCAGGAGAGAAAACTTGCCACCAAGGTTTTTGAAATTACAGATAAAATGATAACCCTTACCGATAGCAGAGAAATAGAGAGATACCTTAAAGACATATTAAACGACTTTTTAAAACTTGATATTCAGGTATTTATTCAGGTTGAGAAAAACTCTTTTAAAAAACTCAACTCACATAAAATATACGAATTTAATTATCAAGAAATGGACGCAAAATCAATCTCTCAAACACCACTGAAAAGTTTTGAGGAAACAGGCTACGAGTATCTATACCACTTTTCAGAAAATGAAAATTTAAAAACCATTGTTCTTGCAAAAGAACCTTTAACTGTGCAGCAGAAAAAAATGCTTGAACACATATTTATTCAATTTGCTTTAACCTATCAGAACATTAAACTTATTGAAAAGGCTCAAAGGCAGATAGAGCTTGAAAGGGACATGAAAATTGCAGGGCTTATTCAGAAAAGTTTAATCCCCTCTTTTCACCCAGAAGGAAAAAATTTTGAGGTGTATGGAATTTCTGAAAGTGCAAGGACTGTTGGAGGAGACTTTTTCGATTACCTGCCTTCTGAAGATAAAAAGATAAAGGCAATAATTGGAGATGTTGCAGGAAAATCAGTGCCTGCCGCAATTATGATGGTATCGGCAAAAGAAACACTCTTTGCAAGGAGTGTGAACATAGACTCCCCATCAAAACTTATGAGAGAATCAAACAGGCTTCTCTATTTGAGAAGCAATAAAAATATGTTTGTAGCCTGTATATACTTTGTATTTGACCCTGAAAAATTAACCCTAAATTACATAAATGCGGGGATGCCTTCCCCATATTTAATAAGGGAAAATACAATAAGCATACTGAAAAAGCAAAAAATAAGATTCCCTCTTGGATTGCTTCCAGATGTTCAATACCAGGAAGAAAACCTGAAATTACTCAAAGGGGATACCCTTATCTTTATGACAGACGGGGTTACCGAATCCTTAGGAGAAAATATAGTGCCAGTATTAGAGGAGTGCACCAATTTAGAAACAGCAGTTGAAATAGCAAAATGTGTAATTGACTCTGTAAAAAGAAAAACAGAAAACATTCTTGAAGATGACGCAACAATAATTGTTTTAAAGATAAGGGAGTAA
- a CDS encoding class I SAM-dependent rRNA methyltransferase, producing MKELIVKDKRAKRRISYGYLWVYSNEVRNLKDFEEGETGILVDEKGDFLATAYINPHSLICARILSRKKVNPNIQFFENKLKKIVEYKKSIVDLNNSRIVFAEGDELPGFILDFYGGRVLSAQFNTMGAEKLSEPFLKAVEIVLGKFPVVIKNQSVFRGKENLEIEVKTKGEVPEEVEIEENGIKMLVPVLKGQKTGYYFDQRDNKKRFSEFANGEVLDLFSYIGGFGLHAAKSAEKVTFVDSSENAIEYCKKNMELNNFSNGEYYKLDAFKAIKIFKENGRNFDLISVDPPAFTKSRKTLDRAIKGYENLNREAFSLLKKGGIVFTMSCSRLVDINTFDRIIEKAVISSGVKLRVIGRLYQAKDHTVLPYMKETEYLKGLVLMRIK from the coding sequence ATGAAAGAATTGATTGTAAAAGACAAAAGGGCAAAGAGGAGAATCTCATACGGTTATCTCTGGGTTTACTCAAACGAGGTAAGAAATTTAAAGGATTTTGAAGAGGGGGAGACAGGGATTCTTGTTGACGAAAAGGGAGATTTTCTTGCAACAGCATACATAAACCCCCACTCTCTTATATGCGCAAGGATACTTTCAAGAAAAAAGGTAAACCCGAATATTCAGTTTTTTGAGAACAAACTTAAAAAAATTGTTGAGTATAAAAAAAGCATAGTTGACTTAAACAATTCAAGGATAGTGTTTGCAGAAGGTGATGAATTGCCGGGCTTTATTCTTGATTTTTACGGTGGAAGGGTTTTGTCTGCACAATTTAACACAATGGGGGCTGAAAAACTCTCTGAACCTTTCTTGAAAGCAGTTGAGATTGTTTTGGGAAAATTCCCTGTTGTAATAAAGAACCAGTCTGTATTCAGGGGGAAAGAAAACCTTGAAATAGAAGTTAAAACAAAGGGTGAGGTGCCTGAAGAGGTTGAAATTGAGGAAAACGGAATAAAGATGCTTGTGCCTGTTTTAAAGGGACAAAAAACAGGCTATTACTTTGACCAGAGGGATAACAAGAAAAGATTTTCAGAGTTTGCAAATGGGGAAGTTCTTGACCTTTTCTCTTACATAGGTGGGTTTGGATTACACGCAGCAAAAAGTGCAGAAAAGGTAACCTTTGTTGATTCCTCTGAAAATGCAATTGAGTACTGCAAAAAAAATATGGAATTGAATAACTTTTCTAACGGGGAATATTACAAACTTGACGCCTTTAAGGCTATAAAGATTTTCAAAGAAAATGGCAGAAATTTTGATTTAATATCAGTTGATCCGCCTGCATTTACAAAGTCAAGAAAGACTCTTGACAGGGCAATTAAAGGTTATGAAAACCTTAACAGAGAAGCCTTTAGCCTTTTAAAAAAGGGGGGCATTGTTTTTACAATGAGTTGCTCAAGGCTTGTTGACATTAACACATTTGACAGGATTATAGAAAAGGCGGTTATTTCAAGCGGGGTTAAGTTAAGGGTTATAGGCAGGCTTTACCAGGCAAAAGACCACACAGTTTTGCCATATATGAAAGAAACAGAGTATTTGAAGGGGCTTGTTTTAATGAGGATAAAATGA
- a CDS encoding FmdB family zinc ribbon protein, which produces MPIYEYRCKDCGKTFEKLVFSSAQSENVECEHCKSRNTEKLVSTISSAGLSSSGSTGGSCGYGGFS; this is translated from the coding sequence ATGCCCATTTACGAATACCGCTGCAAAGACTGCGGTAAAACTTTTGAAAAATTAGTGTTCAGCTCTGCACAAAGCGAAAATGTAGAATGCGAGCACTGTAAAAGCAGAAATACTGAAAAGCTTGTGTCCACAATATCATCTGCAGGGCTTTCCTCATCAGGAAGCACCGGCGGTTCATGTGGATACGGCGGATTTAGCTGA
- a CDS encoding cyclic nucleotide-binding domain-containing protein: protein MSEVNAIEILKKIYVFEDLNHEQLEKVAQLLKPVKAKEGKTIIKENTKGDDIFIILDGQVRVSRFINGKEEAITFLNPGDIFGEMAILGKQERSATVIAHTDLIMFKFKGKEFKSLLDSDINLGFFVYRKMAQTLAKRLKELDKRYHDILALVSMW from the coding sequence ATGTCTGAAGTAAACGCCATAGAAATTTTAAAAAAGATTTATGTATTTGAGGATTTAAACCATGAGCAATTAGAAAAAGTTGCACAATTATTAAAACCTGTGAAGGCAAAAGAAGGAAAAACAATAATCAAAGAAAACACAAAGGGAGACGATATATTCATAATACTTGACGGGCAGGTTAGAGTTAGCAGGTTTATAAATGGAAAAGAAGAGGCTATTACTTTTCTAAATCCCGGTGATATATTTGGAGAAATGGCTATTTTAGGTAAACAGGAAAGAAGCGCAACAGTTATTGCACACACAGATTTAATTATGTTTAAGTTTAAAGGGAAAGAATTTAAATCACTTTTAGACAGCGACATCAATTTAGGCTTTTTTGTTTACAGGAAAATGGCTCAAACCCTTGCAAAAAGGCTAAAAGAGCTTGATAAAAGATACCACGACATACTTGCCCTTGTATCTATGTGGTAA